The proteins below come from a single Thermoproteota archaeon genomic window:
- a CDS encoding Arf family protein: MGFRKLVSGLLGLFRKSATIVILGLDGAGKTTMLNYLMKGEPGSTIPTVGANFERIRIKSIEFNIWDLGGQRSLRRMWAEYADKADAIIFMIDSADEERFDEAKKELWNVVSIMKRGVPLLILANKADLEEAATIMEIIERFELTKLEGITWQVVWTSALTGFGLFEAFSWLYEQLTGKQVTHPLRIEEMVILDEEGNPLVSTSSSRSLTLSAFLALTKNYTGEALSDVPQSIEMRDRKIIIVSRGGFLAAALIPKLSPESKVRALLVDVLDNIAKVRDQERAKDILMNMMEKYIEIGNL; encoded by the coding sequence ATGGGGTTCAGGAAGCTCGTGTCCGGTCTGCTTGGGTTGTTCAGGAAATCGGCTACCATCGTCATACTGGGGCTCGATGGGGCCGGGAAGACCACGATGCTGAACTACTTGATGAAGGGAGAGCCTGGATCGACGATACCGACCGTGGGAGCCAACTTCGAGAGGATAAGGATAAAGAGCATAGAGTTCAACATATGGGACTTGGGGGGTCAGAGGAGCCTCAGGCGCATGTGGGCCGAGTACGCCGACAAGGCGGACGCCATAATATTCATGATAGACTCGGCCGATGAGGAGAGATTCGATGAGGCCAAGAAGGAGCTCTGGAACGTGGTATCTATTATGAAGAGGGGAGTCCCCCTCCTAATACTAGCTAACAAGGCCGATCTGGAGGAGGCCGCGACCATCATGGAGATAATAGAGAGGTTCGAGCTCACCAAGCTGGAGGGGATCACGTGGCAGGTCGTCTGGACCAGCGCTCTCACAGGATTCGGGCTCTTCGAGGCGTTCTCTTGGCTATACGAGCAGCTCACAGGGAAGCAGGTCACGCACCCACTCAGAATCGAGGAGATGGTCATCTTGGATGAGGAGGGCAATCCCTTGGTGTCCACCTCGTCCAGCAGGAGCCTCACCCTGAGCGCTTTCCTGGCCCTCACCAAGAACTACACGGGAGAGGCCCTGAGCGACGTCCCCCAGTCCATAGAGATGAGGGACAGGAAGATAATAATCGTCAGCAGGGGCGGGTTCTTGGCAGCAGCCCTCATACCCAAGCTGTCGCCCGAGAGCAAGGTCAGAGCCCTCCTCGTGGATGTGCTGGACAACATAGCCAAGGTCAGGGATCAGGAGAGGGCCAAGGACATCCTGATGAACATGATGGAGAAGTACATCGAGATAGGAAACCTGTAG
- a CDS encoding GTP-binding protein, whose amino-acid sequence MRKMKLVVVGPHQAGKSTLIRRLDPWAVKMDYSKGSFTTTVGFDYGIFLWDATVNRIYRKDQLDEMDPGNEIWKVSLTGTPGQMAFSPVRRVLARGKDGIILILDSSRPVDLVYALSHYQEARESIGPSAPLVILANKQDLPNAKSAETVASLLGIRAKVFPVSALRGTNVEESILYILREVRREVFKRSISERVSAWSR is encoded by the coding sequence ATGAGGAAGATGAAGCTGGTGGTCGTGGGTCCTCACCAGGCTGGCAAGTCGACCTTAATCCGTAGGCTCGATCCCTGGGCAGTGAAGATGGATTACTCGAAGGGGAGCTTCACCACGACCGTGGGGTTCGACTACGGGATCTTCCTCTGGGATGCGACCGTCAACAGGATCTACAGGAAGGATCAGCTGGATGAGATGGATCCGGGGAACGAGATATGGAAGGTCTCCCTCACCGGGACCCCAGGTCAGATGGCCTTCTCCCCGGTCAGGAGGGTGCTGGCCAGGGGGAAGGACGGCATAATCCTGATACTGGACAGTTCTAGGCCAGTAGATCTCGTTTACGCCCTGAGCCACTACCAGGAGGCCAGGGAATCCATCGGTCCCTCCGCCCCCCTCGTCATACTGGCGAACAAGCAGGACCTCCCCAACGCCAAGAGCGCCGAGACTGTAGCCAGCCTGCTGGGGATCAGGGCGAAGGTATTCCCCGTCTCCGCACTTAGGGGGACCAACGTGGAGGAGAGCATACTGTACATCCTGAGGGAGGTCAGGAGAGAGGTTTTCAAGAGATCTATCTCGGAGAGGGTCTCCGCTTGGTCGAGGTGA
- a CDS encoding roadblock/LC7 domain-containing protein translates to MSDLSEGFRSIVDGFREDVGDDLVLLAVFTPDGISLYSSLPPDVMEEFFLASSSSILEISKALLDHLGMGAVERCRLESDGAYIYLVPLSEDIYLSAALRKGADEERLRDFVDELRSFLRSD, encoded by the coding sequence TTGTCTGATCTATCTGAGGGATTCAGATCCATTGTAGATGGGTTCAGAGAGGACGTGGGCGATGACCTGGTGCTGCTGGCGGTCTTCACGCCAGACGGGATATCCCTCTACTCCTCCCTCCCTCCAGATGTGATGGAGGAGTTCTTCCTGGCATCCAGCTCCTCCATATTGGAGATATCCAAGGCCTTGCTGGATCACTTGGGTATGGGGGCCGTGGAGAGATGCAGGTTAGAGAGCGATGGGGCCTACATCTACCTGGTACCCCTGAGCGAGGACATATACCTGAGCGCCGCCCTCAGGAAGGGGGCGGATGAGGAGAGGCTGCGCGATTTCGTCGACGAGTTGAGGTCCTTCCTCAGGAGTGATTAA